One window from the genome of Candidatus Didemnitutus sp. encodes:
- a CDS encoding sigma-70 family RNA polymerase sigma factor, protein MPPVTAERSVYTSATAAPALAECIPMPEQPENRRDFAGLYRATVTPLRRYLTRLLRNESEAEDIAHDAYMRVYPTVQKDAAEKPEALLYTTARRLAINRLKRRAISPIAPGEAPIDRTAAAQPGVAQQVIARQELARLEAAIAQLPEGCRTVLLLRKVEMLSHQEISDRLGIAISTVEKQHARALRLLRAALADSPTANATAVTPEGVS, encoded by the coding sequence GTGCCACCCGTCACCGCCGAACGCTCCGTCTACACCTCCGCCACCGCCGCTCCCGCGCTGGCCGAGTGCATTCCCATGCCTGAACAGCCGGAAAATCGCCGCGATTTCGCCGGCCTGTATCGTGCCACCGTCACGCCCCTGCGTCGCTACCTGACCCGTTTGCTGCGCAACGAGTCCGAAGCCGAGGACATCGCCCACGACGCCTACATGCGCGTCTATCCGACGGTCCAGAAAGACGCCGCGGAGAAACCCGAGGCGCTCCTCTACACCACTGCGCGCCGCCTCGCCATCAACCGCCTCAAGCGCCGCGCCATCTCGCCCATCGCCCCCGGCGAGGCCCCCATCGATCGCACCGCCGCCGCCCAACCCGGCGTCGCCCAACAGGTCATCGCCCGCCAGGAACTCGCCCGCCTCGAAGCCGCCATCGCCCAACTCCCCGAAGGCTGCCGCACCGTCCTGCTCCTGCGCAAAGTCGAGATGCTCTCGCACCAAGAAATTTCCGACCGCCTCGGCATTGCCATCAGCACGGTCGAAAAACAACACGCCCGCGCCCTGCGCCTCCTGCGTGCCGCGCTCGCCGACTCTCCCACCGCCAACGCCACCGCCGTCACCCCGGAGGGCGTGTCATGA